CAACAATGCCGGTCCGATCAGCCGCCGAACCGTGGGCATGACGCGCGTGACCTCCCAAGGCCGGGTGGTGCCCTGGACCGCCAAGGAGTTGAATGATTACATGTTGGGGACGAAGACAACCAGCGGCAAATAAGTCAGCAATACCCAATCAACGAACGATTCCAACCCGATACCTGTATGGACAGACGCGATTTTTTACAACGGTCCGCCGTCGGTGTTATGGCGCTTGCGCTGCCAAAGCAGCCCGTTTTTCTGAAGGACGTACCGATGGGCGTGGTGGTCCATTCCTACGCCAGCCGCTGGAATTCGAAGACCGAAAGCCAGAAATACCCCGGTTTTACGAACGCCCTTGAACTGATTGACCATTGCAAAAGCATTGGCGCGGGCGGGGTGCAGACGGTAGTGAAAGACTGGTCGGCGGATTTTGCCAAAAAAGTGCGCGACGAACGGGAGAAAACGGGTTTGTACCTGGAAGGCTCCATTGGCTTGCCCAAAAATGCCGGGCAGGTGGCGGCTTTTGAACAGGAAGTAATCAACGCCAAAGAAGCCGGAGCGACGGTGCTGCGGACGGTTTGCTCGACCGGTCGGCGCTACGAAAACTACCATTCGCCGGAAGACTGGCAGACGTTGAAGAAAAACGCCCTGGCCTCCCTGCAACTGGCCGAACCCGTGCTGCGCAAACACAAAGTACGGTTGGCCGTGGAAAACCATAAGGACTGGCGGGCCGACGAACTGGTGGGCATCCTGAAGCAGATCAACAGCGAGTGGATTGGCGTCACCATCGATTTTGGCAACAACCTGGCCCTGCTGGAAGACCCTATGCTACTGGTAGAAACGCTGGCCCCGTATGCCTTTACGACGCACGTCAAGGACATGGGCGTTGAGGAA
This Larkinella insperata DNA region includes the following protein-coding sequences:
- a CDS encoding sugar phosphate isomerase/epimerase family protein, whose translation is MDRRDFLQRSAVGVMALALPKQPVFLKDVPMGVVVHSYASRWNSKTESQKYPGFTNALELIDHCKSIGAGGVQTVVKDWSADFAKKVRDEREKTGLYLEGSIGLPKNAGQVAAFEQEVINAKEAGATVLRTVCSTGRRYENYHSPEDWQTLKKNALASLQLAEPVLRKHKVRLAVENHKDWRADELVGILKQINSEWIGVTIDFGNNLALLEDPMLLVETLAPYAFTTHVKDMGVEEYPDGFLLSEVPLGYGILDLPKMVAICKKYNPAVTFNLEMITRDPLEIPCRKEAYWTTFGGIPKTEMDRTLRLVKQHSYKAGLPRFAQLPAEERLAAEEKNILSCLSYSSNKLGLK